A stretch of Cicer arietinum cultivar CDC Frontier isolate Library 1 chromosome 5, Cicar.CDCFrontier_v2.0, whole genome shotgun sequence DNA encodes these proteins:
- the LOC101492543 gene encoding vacuolar-processing enzyme gamma-isozyme-like, which translates to MDRRMRFWDVALIVMVCMSVTVTKSNGARPLNNQLQEGTGVKWAFLVAGSRGYGNYRHQADVCHAYQVLKSGGLKDENIIVMMYDDIADSIENPIPGAIINQPDGPDVFQGVPLDYTGLDANINNFYAVLRGYKSGLIGGSGKVLNSKPEDTVFIYIASHGNKGIIGLPDDNLIYADQFLERLKINYKKMVIYIESCNAGSMFEGLLRDDLNIYATTSSNSDENSHAFYCPGGIMPPPPTYTVCLGDLYSISWLEFSDFYDRANKTLHDQYDVTWFRTLFTGEEYMSHVMPYGNMTMNEDLLETYLGRAKPARANDNYHFNRTTTHEHSNKRFNTTTRLVSQQDAHLLYLNLKVIYIESCNAGSMFEGLLRDDLNIYATTSSNSDENSHAFYCPGGIMPPPPYYNVCLGDLYSISWLEFSDFYDRANKTLHDQYDVTWFRTLFTGEEYMSHVMPYGNMTMNEDLLETYLGRAKPARANDNYHFNRTTTHEHSNKRFNTTTRLVSQQDAHLLYLNLKLEKAPDDSMDKSKAQIELDDEISHRKHDDQSVYLIWKLLFGEDTPSTMMANLRSVGQPLVDDWDCLRMLKNTYEHHCGVLSHYGLKYMQAFANMCNDGISKKQMIAAASQACHVKNDVP; encoded by the exons atggaCCGAAGGATGAGGTTTTGGGATGTTGCACTAATAGTAATGGTATGCATGAGTGTAACAGTGACAAAGTCAAACGGTGCGCGTCCTTTGAACAACCAACTTCAAGAAGGGACAGGGGTAAAATGGGCTTTCCTAGTTGCTGGTTCTAGAGGTTATGGAAATTATAGGCACCAAGCTGATGTATGTCATGCCTATCAAGTATTAAAAAGTGGGGGTCTTAAAGATGAAAATATCATTGTTATGATGTATGATGATATCGCCGATAGTATAGAAAATCCAATCCCTGGCGCTATAATTAATCAACCAGATGGGCCAGATGTTTTTCAGGGCGTTCCTTTG GATTATACAGGACTGGATgcaaatataaacaatttttacgCAGTGCTTAGAGGCTACAAAAGTGGTCTTATTGGAGGTAGCGGTAAGGTACTCAATAGTAAGCCTGAAGATACCGTATTCATTTACATTGCTAGTCATGGTAACAAAGGGATAATAG GATTGCCAGATGACAACCTTATATATGCCGACCAGTTCTTAGAGAGATTGAAAATCAATTACAAAAAAATG GTGATATACATAGAATCATGTAACGCTGGGAGCATGTTTGAAGGGCTTCTTCGAGATGATCTAAATATTTATGCAACCACATCTTCCAATTCAGATGAGAATAGTCATGCGTTTTACTGTCCAGGTGGAATAATGCCTCCACCGCCTACTTATACAGTTTGTTTGGGTGATTTGTACAGTATTTCTTGGTTGGAATTCAG TGACTTTTATGATAGGGCAAACAAAACTTTGCATGACCAATATGATGTT ACGTGGTTTAGAACACTTTTTACTGGTGAAGAGTATATGTCTCACGTGATGCCATACGGAAATATGACTATGAATGAGGATTTACTTGAAACATATCTTGGACGTGCTAAACCAGCTAGAGCTAATGATAACTACCATTTCAATAGAACTACAACTCATGAGCATTCCAATAAACGATTTAATACGACAACAAGATTGGTCAGCCAACAAGATGCTCATTTACTTTATCTGAATCTTAAG GTGATATACATAGAATCATGTAACGCTGGGAGCATGTTTGAAGGGCTTCTTCGAGATGATCTAAATATTTATGCAACCACATCTTCCAATTCAGATGAGAATAGTCATGCGTTTTACTGTCCAGGTGGAATAATGCCTCCACCGCCTTATTATAACGTTTGTTTGGGTGATTTGTACAGTATTTCTTGGTTGGAATTCAG TGACTTTTATGATAGGGCAAACAAAACTTTGCATGACCAATATGATGTT ACGTGGTTTAGAACACTTTTTACTGGTGAAGAGTATATGTCTCACGTGATGCCATACGGAAATATGACTATGAATGAGGATTTACTTGAAACATATCTTGGACGTGCTAAACCAGCTAGAGCTAATGATAACTACCATTTCAATAGAACTACAACTCATGAGCATTCCAATAAACGATTTAATACGACAACAAGATTGGTCAGCCAACAAGATGCTCATTTACTTTATCTGAATCTTAAG TTGGAAAAGGCACCAGATGATTCCATGGATAAGTCAAAAGCTCAAATTGAGTTAGATGATGAAATTTCTCATAGAAAACATGACGACCAGAGTGTATATCTCATATGGAAACTTTTGTTTGGAGAAGACACACCCTCTACTATGATGGCAAATCTTCGTTCAGTCGGTCAACCTCTTGTCGATGATTGGGATTGTCTTAGAATGCtt AAAAATACATACGAACATCATTGTGGTGTCTTATCACATTATGGATTAAAATACATGCAAGCCTTTGCTAACATGTGCAATGATGGCATTTCCAAGAAGCAAATGATTGCAGCAGCATCTCAAGCTTGTCATGTGAAGAACGATGTTCCTTAA